The Triticum aestivum cultivar Chinese Spring chromosome 7B, IWGSC CS RefSeq v2.1, whole genome shotgun sequence genome window below encodes:
- the LOC123156255 gene encoding squamous cell carcinoma antigen recognized by T-cells 3, whose amino-acid sequence MATPMEEDRLESAAAPPADVAGGGAEDGEKPDAPPMESDSDSSDSDDEGDAGDELRIQALERALLEQPLDYESHVQLIQCLRKSGNIEKLRAAREEMNKYFPLTPKMWQDWAKDEISLSSGRGSFDDIEKLYERGVQEYLNIKLWRDYLDYVEEHDQSVSQCSQSGLSKMRDLYERAITAGGLHVTEGSKLWEAYREYEMAILTINDGNDEEKAKQVQRVRALFHRQLSVPLADIESTLAAYKSWEAEEGNTRDPDSQVDDVPPNVLSAYKKASEMYNARKQYEDELSVVAESEANKLQVFLKYIKFEKSFGDPARVQVLYERAVSELPVSSDLWMGYTSYLDRTLKVPAILKSVYHRATRNCTWVSDLWVHYLLSLERIRASEDELRHVFELAIQCSFPSMNEYLNIYLTRVDSLRRRMPTGLDFELIRQTFVDAAEFLSPQLGIEELLLLHAYWAKLECNIGKDIAAARGVWENALKKSGSVLEVWQHYISMEIERGHTHEARSLYKRCYSKKFAGSGSEAVCHAWIRFEREHGTLDDYDLAIKKVTPRLKELIMFKAQQEAKSDPSSAPKETSYANDSSQKRKPSKMTSKVQPPAKKRKDNPPKKTVSSDDHRSKEQSTDSHLQEGGEVSKGNAEAPVEMKVEGDSKGGNTSSNQPKPYFYSDKCTAYMSNIDLKATELHIRGFFSDIGGVVDIRLLRDRSTKKSRGLAYVDFSDKDHLEAAIRKNKQKLLSKKVSIAPSDPSKSKKNREAGTSSKDKLPSGGDHGEKAPVDGTSEKEMPKGSTKITGKNTLFAPRALVKPLGWNKKDEKPDVAAEELKSNDEFRNLLLKK is encoded by the exons ATGGCGACGCCCATGGAAGAGGACCGGCTggagtcggcggcggcgccgcccgCGGACGTCGCCGGAGGAGGCGCGGAAGACGGGGAGAAGCCCGACGCGCCGCCCATGGAATCGGACTCAGACTCTTCGGACTCCGACGACGAAggggacgccggcgacgagctccgcatcCAGGCCCTCGAGCGCGCCCTCCTGGAGCAGCCTCTCGACTACGAATCCCACGTTCAG CTCATACAATGCTTGAGAAAATCCGGGAATATCGAGAAGCTTCGTGCTGCAAGGGAGGAGATGAACAAGTACTTCCCTCTCACACCGAAGATGTGGCAGGATTGGGCAAAGGATGAGATTTCATTGAGCTCTGG TCGTGGATCTTTTGATGATATTGAAAAACTCTATGAACGTGGTGTGCAAGAATATCTG AATATTAAGTTATGGCGGGATTACCTTGATTATGTTGAAGAGCATGATCAGTCAGTGTCTCAATGTTCGCAATCTGGTCTCTCGAAAATGAGGGATTTGTATGAGCGTGCAATCACTGCAGGGGGTCTACACGTGACCGAAGGCAGCAAACTATGGGAAGCCTACAGGGAATATGAGATGGCTATTTTGACCATAAATGATGGTAATGATGAGGAGAAGGCAAAGCAGGTTCAACGTGTCCGCGCGCTCTTCCACCGCCAGTTATCTGTGCCTTTGGCTGACATTGAGTCAACACTTGCTGCGTATAAGAGTTGGGAAGCTGAAGAAGGCAATACAAGGGACCCAGATTCCCAGGTTGATGATGTTCCCCCAAATGTTTTATCTGCTTACAAAAAGGCCAGCGAGATGTACAATGCACGAAAGCAGTACGAGGATGAACTAAGCGTCGTGGCTGAATCCGAGGCTAACAAACTACAAGTGTTCCTG AAATACATCAAATTTGAGAAGTCTTTTGGTGACCCTGCTCGTGTCCAAGTTTTATACGAACGGGCCGTTTCTGAGCTTCCCGTTTCAAGTGATCTATGGATGGGATACACGAGTTACCTGGACAGAACCCTAAAG GTACCTGCTATACTAAAAAGTGTTTACCACAGAGCGACGAGAAACTGTACATGGGTTAGTGACCTCTGGGTCCACTACTTGCTGTCTTTGGAGCGCATTCGTGCATCTGAAGACGAACTGCGACAT GTCTTTGAGCTAGCCATTCAATGTTCTTTCCCAAGCATGAACGAG TACCTCAATATTTATCTTACTCGAGTTGATAGTTTAAGACGGAGAATGCCAACTGGCTTGGATTTCGAACTGATTAGGCAGACATTCGTG GATGCTGCTGAGTTCCTCTCACCACAACTAGGAATTGAGGAGCTATTACTCTTGCATGCATACTGGGCTAAATTAGAGTGTAATATTGGCAAAGATATAGCTGCAGCACGCGGAGTTTGGGAAAATGCTCTCAAGAAAAG TGGGTCTGTTTTGGAGGTTTGGCAGCACTATATTTCAATGGAGATAGAAAGGGGGCATACTCATGAGGCAAGATCACTTTACAAGCGTTGTTATAGCAAAAAATTTGCTGGGTCTGGATCAGAG GCTGTATGTCATGCGTGGATAAGATTTGAAAGGGAGCATGGCACCTTGGATGATTATGACCTTGCTATAAAAAAG GTCACCCCTCGTTTGAAGGAGCTTATAATGTTCAAGGCTCAGCAGGAGGCTAAATCGGACCCATCCTCAGCCCCCAAAGAAACTTCTTATGCAAATGATTCCTCTCAGAAAAGAAAGCCAAGTAAAATGACCAGTAAAGTGCAGCCTCCTGCTAAAAAAAGGAAAGATAATCCACCTAAAAAGACCGTGTCATCAGATGACCACAGATCGAAGGAACAAAGCACAGACAGCCATCTTCAAGAAGGTGGAGAGGTCAGCAAAGGGAACGCCGAGGCGCCTGTGGAAATGAAAGTTGAAGGTGACAGCAAAGGAGGAAATACAAGTTCAAATCAACCGAAGCCGTACTTCTACAGTGACAAATGCACTGCCTACATGTCAAATATAGACTTGAAA GCAACTGAGCTACACATCCGTGGTTTCTTTTCTGACATTGGTGGCGTGGTAGACATAAGGTTACTGAGGGACAGATCCACGAAAAAATCAAGG GGGCTGGCGTATGTGGACTTTTCAGACAAGGATCATCTTGAAGCAGCCAttagaaaaaacaaacaaaagtTGCTCAGTAAGAAAGTAAGTATTGCTCCTTCAGATCCAAGCAAGAGTAAGAAGAACCGTGAAGCAGGCACTTCCTCCAAAG ATAAATTGCCCTCTGGAGGTGATCATGGTGAAAAAGCGCCAGTCGACGGTACTTCAGAGAAGGAGATGCCCAAAGGTTCGACGAAAATCACAGGCAAGAACACATTATTTGCGCCGCGGGCTTTGGTCAAAccacttggatggaacaagaaaGACGAGAAACCAGATGTTGCTGCGGAAGAGCTGAAGTCGAATGATGAGTTCAGAAATCTGTTGCTTAAGAAGTGA
- the LOC123156616 gene encoding fructokinase-2, producing MAPLGDAVAPAAAAAAPGLVVSFGEMLIDFVPDVAGVSLAESGGFVKAPGGAPANVACAISKLGGSSAFIGKFGDDEFGHMLVEILKQNGVNAEGCLFDQHARTALAFVTLKSNGEREFMFYRNPSADMLLTEAELNLDLIRRARIFHYGSISLITEPCRSAHVAAMRAAKSTGILCSYDPNVRLPLWPSAQAARDGIMSIWKEADFIKVSDDEVAFLTQGDATDEKNVLSLWFEGLKLLIVTDGEKGCRYFTKDFKGSVPGYSVNTVDTTGAGDAFVGSLLVSVSKDDSIFYNEAKLREVLQFSNACGAICTTKKGAIPALPTTATALELISKGSN from the exons ATGGCTCCCCTCGGTGACGCTGTTGcccccgcggccgccgccgccgccccaggcctcGTCGTCTCCTTCGGCGAGATGTTGATCGACTTCGTGCCCGACGTTGCCGGCGTCTCGCTCGCCGAGTCCGGCGGCTTTGTCAAGGCGCCCGGAGGCGCGCCCGCCAACGTCGCCTGCGCCATCTCCAAGCTCGGCGGCTCCTCCGCCTTCATCGGAAAG tttggcgacgacgagttcggccaCATGCTGGTGGAGATCCTAAAGCAGAACGGCGTGAATGCCGAGGGCTGCCTGTTCGACCAGCACGCCCGCACTGCCCTGGCCTTCGTCACGCTCAAGTCCAACGGCGAGCGCGAGTTCATGTTCTACCGCAACCCGTCGGCCGACATGCTCCTCACCGAGGCCGAGCTGAACCTGGACCTGATCCGCCGCGCCCGCATCTTCCACTACGGCTCCATCTCGCTCATCACCGAGCCCTGCCGCTCGGCGCACGTCGCTGCCATGCGCGCCGCCAAGTCAACCGGCATCCTCTGCTCGTACGACCCTAACGTACGCCTGCCGCTCTGGCCCTCTGCCCAGGCCGCCCGCGACGGTATCATGAGCATCTGGAAGGAGGCCGACTTCATCAAGGTAAGCGACGATGAGGTGGCCTTCCTCACCCAGGGCGACGCCACCGACGAGAAGAACGTGTTGTCCCTCTGGTTCGAGGGACTCAAGCTGCTCATCGTCACCGACGGCGAGAAGGGGTGCAGGTACTTCACCAAGGACTTCAAGGGCTCCGTGCCCGGCTACTCTGTCAACACCGTCGACACCACCGGCGCCGGGGACGCCTTCGTCGGGTCCCTCCTCGTCAGCGTCTCCAAGGACGACTCCATCTTCTAC AATGAGGCCAAGCTGAGGGAGGTGCTGCAGTTCTCGAACGCTTGCGGCGCCATCTGCACCACCAAGAAGGGAGCCATCCCGGCGCtgcccaccaccgccaccgccctgGAGCTCATCAGCAAGGGCAGCAACTAG